ttttttttcacacTTTTCCATCAAGCAGTCTTAATTCATGAGCAACCAAAGTATGCACAAGTATGGAGACCTTGATGATTAACAAAATGCCTTTTGGGCAgaatataattgattttataaacCAAATTTGCTAAATACCCGACTCACTTTACTGGATACAAACGAAAACCAGAATAGCTGGAGACGGCAGCAATATGGTATGATAACAGAGATCAGTCTTTATAGAAAACCcgctaaataaaattttaacctatTTTGGAGAGAAAGATATGCACCTTCTTCAAGTAGGCATAAATTGAACCTAAACCTTATCCCAGTTCCGCTGCACCCTAACATTTTAGCTAACAATTAATGCTCTTTTAGAAAGGTAAAGAGGGGATTAACAATAAGTTCAAACTCCTTACAAGGTTATTAAGCAAACATGGATTATCAGCATATCATCAACTCAACTGAGCATATTGAATTTAAGTTCCCAGATAATATAATACCACTATTTCAACAGCATCAAAATTTATTCAGATTGGTTGATTGAACCACAGTTGGAGTGGGGAAGAACTTGCGCTCAAGTCTTCAATTGACACCCATCCCAGGTTCAATCCGGGGACAGCCCTACcccttattaaaaaaaatcagattgACATTTGACATTGGTCAGTATGAATGCAAGAGAAGGCACATGCAGCATTAAAAGAGAAGAATCAAAAGCTACTAGCCACTCTCAGTATTAAGATGTTCACTAGATTTCAGCAAGATGttctctcaaaaaaaaaaaataaagcagtctaaagaaaatagaaaaggttTAACGCCCCAGTGCTAAGACCACAAGTGTCTTCAGAAAgcttaacaataaaataacatgCAAGACAATCTATACACAAGTTTGAGAACTTGGCAGGAGTAAATTCCATGGGTTACAATGTCAGTGCCACAAGTTCATAAACAGCAagtatataatgaaattatgcttctatattttaattcctCACCCTGACACCCTCACAACTACTACTTTTCTCCACAACTTATGTTCTCCTTCACCTTATTACCTAAATAAAAAGACAACCCAACTGCCACTCTTTTGTGGAACAACACGTCAATCAGATGCCAATATTCCAGAATAAAACAGTAAAATTCCCTACATTATCATTGTACTTTTTAACTTCTCATATCAAAAGCTAAGCTACACTATGGGTTTTGAAAGCACAAGACAAGAAAGTTTTTGATACTTAATCAAGTTCAGACTTCTCCTTTCCCTCGAAAGGTTAAGATAGgattaaacatgtataacctcaaaaatgtattatttatctCCACCTTCATATTTATCAACTACACTCTTTATAGATAATTACCAAGTTGAATGGACAGTGAGCACACAAAATGAAGTGCTAATAAACTCAAATTGTAGTTCTTGCTCAGTGACTCTACTAgtgacattttacaaatatttttataaagaaagatgaaagatggttttgaaatttcaaggcATCATGGTGTCAATGAATTCAATGAAATAGTCTAAAACAGCCTTTCAGACATTACATTTGACAGTCAGTGACTTCCAAGAAAAGAATGCATCTATTCGTCTTTGACTAATTACTTCCTATAAAATTCACACAATTGCATGTTTCATTTGTTGATCAAATGCTGCAGGATCCTAAGGCAATAAAAGAGCTTCATAACATGCATGAAAATTCGATAATTTGTCATGCTTAGCAGGcattctcattttcttctcCAGATTCCTCATGACCTTGGAATACCCAAAACTCGGATGAAAAGCTTCACTATATTAGCTGGTAAATTCATTTGATCATCATTCAACACTAAATTTGATTCacaataaattgaactaaaatccCAACTTTCAGAAACACCAAAATTATCAAGATAGCACTAGAAAAAAGGGTATCATAATGCATACAATTGTTAAAACAGAATAAAGATACTCACAATTCTCAATCCAAATCTTCTTGCCTGGTCTCTGCATTATCACCTGGTGCAGGACCAGGTCCCCGAGCCTGAAACGGCCAAGGCAGCGATATCCTAAAACTCCTCTCGACAGTCCGATTATCCCCATCAGACCTCTGCCCACTATTATCACCGTCATTACCTGCACTGGTCCCTTGTGCCCCGCGAACCCTCCTCTCATAATCAGGATCATCAGTAGGCAGCTCGTGACGACACACGGGGCACGAATTATGCAATTCCAGCCACGGCAATAAGCAATCCTTATGATAAAGATGCTTACAGGGCATCTGCTTGGCTTCAGTTCCTTCCTCGAAATCGTCCATGCAAACTGCACACTGGTTGAACTCCGAATTCAAGTTATTCTTCGTTATATTCACCGAAGGTAGCGCTTCAATGGCTGATTTAGATGCGGGTGGGGTCCCATACCGGTTAGGGTCGTTTTCGGCCAGCTGCTGGATCAATTGCTCAAGGCCCGGTCCGATGAAATAATCCCCGATGTTCGCCGGAAGCCGAAAGCCCTGGTCGGACGGATTGTTCTGGATCACGAACTCGATCTGCGCCCCGCTTGAACGCAGATCGTTGAGATGATTCTGGATGAAGGTAAACGGATCGAAAGCGAACGGGTCGCCTCGACCTGAGCGGGTCGGCCCAGATAGGCTAGGGTTATTAGGGTCAATAGAAGCAGAGGGTGAGGTAGTTGTGGATGAAGAGGACGGAAAAAGGAGCGGAAGGAGGGAAGCGAACGGATCCGATAACGTCAAGAAAGGGTCATGGAACGGGATTGAGTTCGGATTCGGGTTTAGGAAACCGGAACCTTGATTAGGGTTTGGGTTGTCGTATTCTTCGAGGAAACCCTCGTTGCAAATGGGACAAGTCGGATCAGAAGAGGGAGGGGATATTGTTACGTTAACGGTACGGTTGCATTGGTAGCAAAAGAAAGGCTTATTGGTTACGCCGACGGTGTTAGCGCCGCCGCCGCCGGTGACGTTCCCGTCGGACGACATGTTTCACCTTTTAGAATTGTTTTGGACGGAAGAGCCAGAGAGGAAATGAAATGTGTATTGAAGGGGGTCTTTTAGGGAgatcaattttctctttttagaGGCTTCTAGAAGCTATatcaagtttaattaattactttttaaataattagaggGTATTTGATGGTCACTATTCACTACCACAATCTAAATTCTTAgccaacaaattttaaattgtgcCCACCCCCaagttattttaattcaattttaccttAATTCACATTATTACTTATagtaacataaaaatatataaatttataaatatctattatcttttaatttaaagcTCATGAACagattataatttattcaagtATTGTCTCAAATAATCAAGACTCGACGTTCAACTAATTGGTTAAAGTTGTAGGCTCCATAATCATTGCCTGAGATGGAATCTAGGAATTACTTGTTAGTGGTGTGTGTGCTAGAAATATTTTACTCTTATCAACGATATAAAAATTGCAccaagaaaatatgaa
The sequence above is a segment of the Gossypium raimondii isolate GPD5lz chromosome 4, ASM2569854v1, whole genome shotgun sequence genome. Coding sequences within it:
- the LOC105779737 gene encoding E3 ubiquitin-protein ligase RING1, translating into MSSDGNVTGGGGANTVGVTNKPFFCYQCNRTVNVTISPPSSDPTCPICNEGFLEEYDNPNPNQGSGFLNPNPNSIPFHDPFLTLSDPFASLLPLLFPSSSSTTTSPSASIDPNNPSLSGPTRSGRGDPFAFDPFTFIQNHLNDLRSSGAQIEFVIQNNPSDQGFRLPANIGDYFIGPGLEQLIQQLAENDPNRYGTPPASKSAIEALPSVNITKNNLNSEFNQCAVCMDDFEEGTEAKQMPCKHLYHKDCLLPWLELHNSCPVCRHELPTDDPDYERRVRGAQGTSAGNDGDNSGQRSDGDNRTVERSFRISLPWPFQARGPGPAPGDNAETRQEDLD